GCCTCGAGCCGCAGCGACCTGGAGGGCTGTAGCGGGTCCGCAGCACCGGCCGCGCCCAGCCTATCCCGCCTCCCCCAGCCCCGCCCGCCTGCGCCCCTCTGCGGCCGCGGCCCCGCCGGAAGTGTAGCGGCGGAGGGCGGGGCCGGCATGTTGAAAGAGGCGGGAGCCAGCGCATCCGCAGTCAACTCGCTTTATTCCAGGGGGCTTGGCCCCATAGCACCTTTGGGGAACCTCAGTAGTATAACCTTGCCCTGCGTCACCTCGGGCACCCGCCCTACAGCAGACCCGGGGCTCAAAACCCTAGTCCGTGTCCTGACTGAGTCCTTTCCTAATTCTGCCTCCATAATAATGGGGGTAAATTAACTACCTAGCTAGAAAGTTGCAAAGGGCTGGATTCAGTCAGTAATGTTTAACATCTGCAGTGCATCAACCACAAAGTCCGGGGCCCTTCCCCGGGGCAGATCACTACTCGGGGAAGGGCCCAGAAATCTGAAAATCAAATTCCAGAGCAACACAGTGTCTGACATATCATCCCTGAATCTGGGGTTACAGTGTGTCTTAGGAAGTAGCATTCATTTCCTTTCCCAAGGAATAGGGCTGTTTAGGACAAGAGGTTCTGAGGTAAATGTGGCAACCCCTCAGTACCCAGGTACACAACTGAGATTTTGAGGGATCCCACTGTGCTACAAAAGCATTCTATCCCAGGGGTTAGGAAAGTTAGGGTGTCGGTTCATCCTTCACCTGAATTCTTCGTTGTGTCAATTTGGGTAAGTCTTGTGAGCCCCGATAGCTACCAGAAGGTCCAGAAACTGTGGTTTTCTCAGGGTTGGGGGCACTCAGAGAAGATGGGTCCCTGGGATCCAGAGGTTCTGGCTCTTCATCAGGGTCATCATCTTCTCCAGGCCCAAGCCCTGCCAGCTTCTTGGTAGCTTTCCATAGCCTATGAGCAGCCTGGTCATCTCTAGCAGCCGGAGAGACCTCCTCCACATGGCAGTTGGCAAAATATCTCCCGCTGAGGGGCTCAATGCCCTCCTGCAGAGCGCAGTACAGGGGTGTCTGGGCACCCCCTTGAGGTGTCCGGAGCACCAGCCAAGCCAGTGGGCGCAAAATAGGACACAGCCATCCAGGAAGGTGACGAAGGAAGAGCTCCGAGTTCACAGGTCCTGTgggcaggaagaaagaggatTTGTGGAGGAAGGCAGTGGGGGCCCAGGCACCaggcagggggaaaaaaacccagctAGCAGCAGACTGAAGAATCTGCTTCCAGGGAAAGCATTTACTTCCAGGGAAAGTATCTACCACGTAGGTATTCAGGGGCCTCACAAGGTGATTTAACCCATTTCCTATAGAAAGCCTTCCTACCAGCCTAATGGCCTGAACCAGTCCCATCTCCCAGGCTGTGGTTAAGtgtgtcctttgttctctcctgttcAATCTCTATCGCCTCCCACGCCCCTTTTTTGGTGCTGGTGCCTTGTACCCAGGGTTGTATACATGCTGGCAGGTGCTCTATACCCCtggtcctttcctttctttttgagaaagagtctcactcCTCTCTAAGTCCAGTCTGACCCGGAACTCACAgcaatactcctgcctcagcttcccactaGGGTTATCAGCCCAAGCCACAGTGCCTATTCCATACCAGCTTTTCATCTATCTTATCTTGAACCCCATTCCTTTGTTTAGCCATCATTTTTAAGAACCTATGGTGTATCAGCCACAGTTTTTAACACTAGGGATCTGTAATTGTAACCAGAGCTTAATAAAGGTTAGTAGCATTATTGTCACTGTGATTACAAAGAAGCCCTAAGCAGTGGCTTTCTCAGATGTTAGTATGATGAGCTAGGCAAGCCCTGCCTATTGTAACCTATTGTCTAAGGACAAAGATGATTCACCAGCTCAGCCCATCTCTCCTCTGTTCTAGGCACAGCAGCCAGGCTGCAGCACATCAGGAATGGCTGCCTCTGTTCTGTGATTGTTGTTCAATTTCTGAGCTTCAAAGACCCTTTTATCTCTTTCAGATCTGTGTTCAATTCTTACCAAGTGTCTTCCTTGATAGCCactgacaaaataaaacattatgtcTGAGAACTCTCTGTACCTCTCTTCCTGTTTATCTTTCCTTAGTGTCACTTTCTTGATTTTATCGCCACTTGTCATGGGATACGATGAGGGCAAGGTCTTCggtgtttgttttgtcttcttttagaaagacagggtcttatggaTCAAGGTGGCCTCACTACTTTTGTCCAAGCACATAAATCATGTCTACTATACAGGAGGTACCACAAAGAAATGGCTCATTGACTAGGTGATGTATTACTTATCATCATTACcatggtaactttttttttttcagtggtgTTGGGGAATCAGACCCAATCTCAGCTTGGCATGATGGCTTATACTGGAAATCTGAGTGTGAGGGAAGAAGGTTGGGGTGAATTTGAGGTTTGACTGAGCTACAtagaattccaggccaacctgggctccaGAAAtgtgtgtctcaaaacaaaacaaaacaagcccccccccccccaaaaaaaaaaaacagaataaaataaaacctaataaactgctagatggctcagtggttacaagcacttgctggtcttatagaggacctaggtttgttcttagcacccacatggaagggaagctcacagccatctgtaactctagttctagaggatctggctTCTGCAGGTTCCCCCCACCCCTAACCCAGTATCCATGCAGACAAAactaacacaacacacacacacacacacacacacacacaactaaactaaactaaactaaactaaactaaactaaactaagcTAGAAATGGTGtctcacacctttgatcccagcattctggaggcagaagcaggcaggtctttgagtgtttgaggccagtcttgtctataAAGCAAActtcaggccagcctagtctacatagtgagatcctgcctcaaaaccaaatcAATATACCAGACAAACATCCCAAACccaaggaaggaagcaaacagCACAAGCTCAGGGTTTTGCCTATATGAAGACTTGTGTTCTACCGCTCAACTGCAGCCGCAGTCCTCTATATTATCATCAGGGTCTTGTTTTATCCCCCAGACAGTGGTCAGCATCTAAGCGTGCaggtgagaaaggaagaaaacccaTGAGAAAAGTCTGTCCCCAAGATCAGCAAGGAACAGGTTTCTCCTTGACCATGTTTCCATCCTGTGACTCAGTAGGAGACTAGGGGTTGGGTGGGAAGCACAGTAAGGTACAAGATGCTAGACAGGCAGCAAAGAGCAGTCAGAGTCAGGCCTCACCTGGGTGGGCTGCATAGCAGGTAACACCAGTGTCCTCCAGCTGGGTGGCAAGCTCCCGCGCAAACAACACATTGGCTAGTTTGCTGTCAGCATATGCCCGAAGCTCCTGTTGCCAGCCCACCACCGGGCAGTCCAGACGTGTGAAGTCGAGACGACCACGTCGGTGGGCAGCTGATGACACGATTACCACACGGCTGGGTGCACATGACCTCAGGCGGTGTAGCAACAAGTGTGTCAGCAGAAAAGGGCCAACGTGGTTCACTCGCAACAGCAGGTTAAAGGGCTCCCGAGTCCGGCCACAGGAACTGATCCCTAGGGCAGAAGCTAGGCATGAGTTGTACCCCATGGGTCTGAGAATCCCCACTTGTGAGATGTGTCTGCTGGAGGGTCCTCTCCAGGCTACCAGCCACCCTCCCACAGGGCCTGCTTCTCCTCACCTGCATTGTGGATGAGGATGTCCAGCCTTGGCTCAGAGCTTAAGAAGGCTGTGGCAAAGGCCTGCACGGAGGCCAGATTGGCCAAATCCAAGGGCATGAAGATGACCTCATTGTTTCCACTTTCCTGTAGAGCAGCAAGGGCTAGGGTTGTTACTGGTATcgcttttttcctccttctttccagGCTTCTGAGTACCTGGCTCCCCACTGTGACTAAAACCTGCCTCTGTGCATCAGCATGTAATGGGTGTGTGAATTCAAATCTTGATTTTTGCCTCTAACTAGAGTGTGTCTGCAGACAAGATACTGAATATCTTTTGGGCCTCTGTTCTTTTACTGTAAAATgagatgataataataacaataataatactttctactgggaaaaaaaaaaagctgggaggATTAAATCAGATACAATACATGTATATctggtgtggtggcgcacacttgtTATCCTAGCTACCCTTTTGTCTGAGACAAAAGGATCACCAGTTCAAGGCCTACCTAAGCTAGAGTTAATATATGTTAAATACTCAGTCAGCACCGTGTGGGTATTTTCCATTACCATTCCTTGTCTTTATTATCATTTACCTTAAAATGAATTACAGCCTTTCACCTGTTGTAGACAGCATCTCGCTATATAGCCCAGTCTGCCttggaactcatgatcttccttccacagcctcttcagggctggaattacaggtgtacaccaccatgtccagctgtaATAAACTTTTCCTAAGAGACTGTGGTCTTCTCTtaagcactttttttttgtttttgtttttttgttttttgtttttgtttttgagacagggtcttaggaTGTAGCCCAATcgggtcttaaactcacagaaatctacctgtctctgcctctcaagagctaGGAGTAAAGGTACACGACCCTCTTACTCCTGTTCTCTGCAGTCTAGGTACCGCACAGTTCTAAGTAATTCATTTGAAAAAGCCATCGGGATGGTCCAGAGCCTACTGAAGTGTCTTCTCTGCTCAGCTGTCTTCAACTCGATGGTATCTGTAAGGGCCTCCAGAAGCTGGCTGTGGCTCAGAACCACTTCAGGACATTCCTCTTATTCCTTGCTTCATCTCCCGCCCCCTGTCTCTCCAATTAGATTCTCTAGTCTCAGGGCATTCATTCGcacctgctgttctttctgcGTCTCGTCATTAACTTAACCCTTCCTTCTTGGTCGCCTTTGTTttgccaaggatggccttgagctcCCAGCCCTGTGCTGGGACCACACCTGGCTTTCATTAACTCTTTCAGATTCTTAAACCTCTCAAGACTAGAGAACACAGCCGTCCTTGCATCTTCCTTCGTGTTTAAGGGACTGTGAGGCTTTCTCTTTTCAGATCTTGATTCCTCCCGTCGCTCTGCTCCGCCCTCCGCGTCCCGGGCTCACCCGCGTCCCGCGTTCCCCTATAGTCTCACCTGGCGGAGGTCGAAGGCCGCTGCCTCCCCGCGCTCCCGGCTGCGGCAGGCCAGCACTACGCGCGCTCCTCGGCGCGCCAGCTCCAGCGCCGTCATCTTCCCGATGCCGCTATTGGCGCCTGCGGGCGGCGGGCGGGAGCCAGCTCAGCCGGTCGGGCCGCGGTCACCCGCCCGGCCTCCCCGCCGCCCGCCCGCGCGCACTCACCAGTGACCACGGCCGTGCGACCCCGCAGGCTGCCGATGCCGCCGCACGGTGGGGCCTTCACCAGGTTGTAGTAGACAAGCACGTAGGCGCCCAGCAGCAGCCCGGCGCCCAGCAGCAGCGTCTCCATGCCGGCAGTGCTCCCGGCTCCCGCCCGGGCCTCGTCGCTGCCGCCTCGGCCTCGCGAGGGCGGCGGCAGGCTGGGCAGGGGTGTGCGCGCACGCGTGGCCCCTGCGAGCGCCCCCTAGGCGTGCGCCTGCGTGCCCTGGCGGCGTGCCTAGGCGAAAGGCCTTCGAGTCCTGGGAGCGCCCTCTAGGCCGGTGAACTCCCGGTACGAGTGCTCGGGTATGAACCGGAAACATCTGCGTGAGGGACGGGTGGGTGTGTGTCTGCCTAGGGCCCTGAGATCTCCGCTCAGGGTTTGGATGTGCTTCTGGATTCTGGGCCGGCGCCGGCGTGAGAGCGCTGCGTAGGTGTCTGCCCATTGCGAGAGTCCCTCCAGACTGTGCATGCATCTGTAGTCTCCACCAACGCGTGTGACTCAGTGAACATCTCTGTTTACTCTAGGTGTGAGTATGTAGCAGTCTCTCTGTCTGGAGTCCTGTGTACATGAATGGGCTCGTGTGTTTGGAGTCGAGTCCTGGATGCCTTTCCCTCAATGAAGCGACTCTTTAATTTCTCATCCTTTCACAATCCagccctccctctgcttctagaACCTTTCCCTGTCACATGCCAGAGACATAAGGCTTCTCATGATGGCACTGACAGGGTTGTTAAGATTCAACCACATGATTTCCTGACTCTAtgacaccccccccacccctttcgtgtttttttcttcttttcttttttgaggtggTTTCCCTAGGCCCATGTTGGCCTTAAACttgaggtcctcctgcctcagcctccaaaacaGTGAATATTACATGGTTGTTACTCCATTTTCCCTGCCTtcgacttcttttcttttttgaggtggTTTCCCTAGGCCCATGTTGGCCTTAAACttgaggtcctcctgcctcagcctccaaaacaGTGAATATTACATGGTTGTTACTCCATTTTCCCTGCCTTCGAAAAGGAAGAAAGTAGTAAAAATGTCAGGAGGTAATTTGTTTCTGGAACGGTTCATGGTGGCAAGACTAGGTAGACAAGCCATTACTCGGGAAACAGTGACTGAGGGTAAGATGGGCAGGGACAGCTAGGGTGCATGCATTCCTGGCAGGACCTTGCCTAGGACAGTGACCTAACACCTGACCTTTGACAATTATGACACGCCTAGCAGTGTGGTTAACCAGGTAGCACCAAGCTTCTTTTTGCCTTTAGAGGTTTGAGAAGTCCTTCCTGCAGTGTAAGCAAAATGGCAGGGACAAGAATACAGCTATATTAGGAGCCAGGGTCAGAAATCTGAGACCAATGGAAACTCCCTACTTGATACTCCATTTGTGTTCTTGGAGCACAATTATAGATGTGGATATAAGCCTCATCTTCTAACCCTAACAACAGACTTGAACGTATGAATGGGTTCCAGTTAGAATACTGCCAGAACACAGGCGGTTTCTAGGGGACTGTTCTCAGGAAGAAACTATCTCCAGGAAGAAAGCAGGGAGTCAGAGTTTGGCTTTGAGGATGCCTAGGAAATTAGAGTTAGGCTAATACAGCAGGGTATTTCTTGATGAGAACAGCAGAAGTTATTCAAGTTACACTAAGAGCAGCACAGGCTAGAGCAGCAGTCCTTAGCCTGTGGGTCACCTCCTTACCAAGAGTTGAAGGTCCCCTTCACAGGAGTTGCatctcagatatcctgcatgtcagacatttgcaatttgtaacagtagcaaaattaaagctatgaagtagcaacaaaatacttttatggtaGGGGGTTACCATAACATgaaggactgtattaaagggccacagcattagcactgttgagaaccactggtctagagcaTAGACTGTACTGCATTCAGCTCTCTGGAGAAACAGCAGCCCTCAAAAGGCAAACACTCCTCCCACTTCCCTCACAGAGCTCAGGCTCGTTTCTCTAACAAGCTTCCCTTGGAAACTACTTGAGATTGATACTTGTTCAAAGGGTGCAAAAAGTGAAATCTCAGGATACATCCCCCCCTCTAAGCGTGATGACAGGTAGGACAGACAGGCAGAAAACATAATTTGaagtatttttggtttttatataCAGAATACAGGAAAGTTTCTGTAAAGTCTAAAACATTACAATTACTATGTACATTGGTACTAGTTGTGGGGACGAGGAAGTATCtggggtgaggaggaagagaagtggtAAGAGAACAAAAAAGGACACAGAACAGGTTTACGACAAAAACGCTTTCGCTACAATAGACAATTTGAGAAAAACACTCTACCACATGTACTgtacacagtttttaaaaacattgaaaaaaatgccATCACTAGATGTATTTACACAAAATCCAAATACACTTTTccttatttgaaataaaatagatgGACAGCCAGAAAAAGAATCATTTCTCATTTGTCCATATACACAGTAGCTACCTGTAGTGCAACCGCTGCAGAAAGGGAAATTCCTTGTAGGGTAGGAACCATGGAAAGGAGTGGGTAGCGatctttatattaaataaaacaatgataTTGTATAGATTTTGCTGTatgaaaactgtatttttttcttttaatataaaactaTTGTCACTGCCACAAAATAGAACAAGTTTCTGATTATTTTACAACAGCGGGCAGGCAGtcgaggaggaggagcaggaggcgAGGGAAGGGGTTGTGCTGGAGGAAGTGTCCAGACCagggcctcccctccctgccCATGCTGTTCCTCAGCTCGGGTCTGCCGCTTTCCCATGAAATGTTGAGTACAAATATATGTGCAAATGCCCCCTAGaacttgagaaaagaaaaaaagtcttaaaaaacaGTCAAAAGGTTTTCTTCATTTCATGCAAAGATTGTAGTTGAAGGGTTTCTGGCATAGAAAACACCCGGGCTTGGTTCGTGTACATGTTTGCATTGCAGGAGTCTTGGGTGGGTGTCCAGGCCACAGCCTAGGGAACCGAGTTGGAGCGTAGCACAGGGACCTGATGGGGCTTAAGAGACAGTTTCTCTGCCAGGACCCCATCCTGCAGCAGGCTGGCATCGCCTTTGGGCTGTTTGGTCGCAAACTCAGTGATGCTGAAGACAAACTGCAGGCAGCCCAGCTTGATGTAGCTGCCATGGTGTAGTAAGGCTGTGCCCTCCCAGCCGGCCCCACTGCCCCCGATCAAGCTGGAGCTGCTGGCTTTGCAATTGCAGGGTCTCCGCTGTGGCCCCTGGGCCTGGGAACTCATCATGGCTGCCTCCTCACTTGGCTCTTCATCCTGTTTCTGGTGTCGGCGGCGCCCTGGGAAAAAGGGGCATGATCATAGGAGGGGAACCGTGAGCGGCTGACCTGTCTGGGATGACTGGCAGTACTGGACCCCTGCATCTCCCCATTCTATGCTACATGATCAGGGCTGAGGGATGCTCAGACGGGGCTGGAGTCTCAAGTCCCCAGAAGGGTCTGATACACATGTGGGTGTTCAGCACTTGATTCTTGGTGGCTTTTCCCAGGCCCACCAACAATGACCTTGGCCAATGGGACTGGGAAGGCAAGTAACTGCAAGTCATTGACAGCATGGTAGAACCAAGGTGACTGGGGCCTTAGCTGTGTGGCCACAGGCCTCTGCTCCAACTTACTGATGACACTCTGTACTTTGGCAACAATACTGCTTGGGGGGGTTGGCGGGGTCTTCTCAGAGAAGTCACATGAATACAGCACATTGTCCACCGTTGTCCCATGCTCACTGTAGTTTAACAGCTCATAATGTTTGGTATTCTGAGGAGGGGAGATAATGATGTGTAGTTGCTGTTTGAAGCCATGGAAGAGGACATAGGGCTTGCTGCTCTACCTAGCAAGCTCTCATGCTCTTCCTCAGTTACAGCCTGCCTCTTTCAGAATTCAGACTCACCTCTGTGAGAGCCTGTCCTAATGACTCCACATTCCCCCTCTCTGCTCCTCAGCACTGGCTCCTGTTGATCTGATATTCACTGGCACATAATTATGATGAAACTCAGGGACACAGAGCTTGGCTTCTTTCTAGTTTGGTCCCTTCTCATTTTGAGGTGGCTTCCCTCAACTGTTCTGTGAGCACCAGCAGTTGCAGCGATAGCCTGCTCCTACAAGCAGGCTGCCATGGTGGAATGCCAAGCCTTTCATACCATGTCTTCCTTTCCAAGATGGACAGGAGGAAAGACAGGCCTTTCACCCTTGCCTCTGCCTGTGTCCAGAACCCAGTGCTGAAAGACCTCAGGCTAGGAAAGCTCCCTCCCACCCATCTTTGCCCCTCACCTCATCGTAGAATATGCAGGCATGTTTCCCGGACACGTAGTTACAGTGACCATAGTTTGTAAGGCACACATCCATGTCAGCTCCTGCAAGGTGGCAGGAGTCaaggaaaaggcagagaacaGACTGTAAGGTGTATGTGTTGGGGACGTGAAAGAGAGGGGATTAGCTTCTGGGTGGTTGCTAGTAGAAACTTCAAGGTAGCTCagagcctccttttttttttctttcctttatagtAATGGGGTatagctttgaactcttgatctccctgcctccatTCCATAAACACTGAGATTATACATGTATGCTGGCAAGTTCAGCAATTccctttttgttctaaagctgaTCTGCGTTAGAATACATGGCTGCTACCCAGACAGAGCAGTAAGTTACTGAAGAGGATGGTATATCCATGTGAACACAATAGTGTAAGGCACTTTAAAGGGCAATTTCTACGAGTGATCTGAGGTGTGGTGGGCAATACCCATAGCTATAGTATTTAAGAGGCTAAGACAAGAGGACagacatgagttcaaggccaccctagaATATAGAGGAGACCCTATCTTAAATCATCTTGatgaccaaaaataaacaaactaacaaagGAGGGTTATGTGAGAGTCTATTATACCCCAAGAATAAGGAAGTGTCCTCTTTTCAAGTCTTTCCTACAGTGTTTCAGATGCTACTGTGAGGCAGTTAGAGCAAAGGCCTGAGCCAAGGAAGTGCCCACTGGATGTCTGGGTTCTTAGTCTCTCTTGCCTGGATACCCATTGCTTAGACCCATCAACCTCTGAAAGGGTTTCTCTAGGTGTCCATCTTTAGGCTGAAGATCCAGTGCCCCTCCCAGACTCCTGGCTGGCTCACCTGTCCCGATGTAGAGGGTTCGATAGCACATGTTCACAGCTCCTCCCAACCCTAAGAGGGGGTAGAACACAGCTCGGGCCTGTACCTCCTTTCTTTGCACTACAAGACAAACATAGGGATAGGATCATTCAGAAACCCAGAACCTGTGACCCAaacacaaaccaacaaaacctGAATCTATGGTTGGTGGCCttgaaaaaaaacccactggGTGACTTGTGCTCAAACTCACACCTGACCCAGAGCTGCTTCAGGGGAATGCTTCACCCCCATAGCATTTCCAACACAGGTTAGGGAAGATCTTCATTGAAGATGGTTATGGAATTTGAGGACATTAGTACTTTAAATTCCCGGACACCTAGTTAGCTTAACAAGGTTATTCCAACTGATAATAAAGAGAACATGGAAAAACATAAGGCATAGGTCAGTGTTTCTCAAGCTTTAATGAACACATCAACTGCCTATGGATTCTGTTATAGTTTAGTTATACAGTACTTGTCCAGTAAGTCAATGGACTTGATTCCTAGAACTACAACCACCCACATCCAAAAACTGATTTTAGATTTAGTTGGAGTGAAAGGATCTAGAATTTATAAATTTGAATTTCCTACATGCGAGTTCACATACACTTGTGAGAGTTCACACATATTTgtgttcacatatacacacaaacaacttTTGGTGATGTTCCTTATATTCTATTTTTGGGggaacaaggtctctcactggcctagaattcaAGTAGATTAGGCTGGACAGCTAGTGAATCCCAGGGATCTATCCACCTCTGCTTGCTTAGTTCTGGGATTTTAAGCATGTATCACCATACCTagctcatggtgtgtgtgtgggggtctaGGGATAGAACTCACGCTTCTTTGCCGACTGAGTGATCCCCTAGTTCTAGGATTTGTATTTCTAGTAAGCTCTTGGGATCCCGATATTGCTGGCATGGTACTTTAAGTTGCTGAGACATCAAGGCTCTGACAGGCCGAGCTGAGGGCTTAGAGCTAACCAAGTTGAGTTAACATTGGAGAAGAATTTCCtactatttttctatttctcaccTTGAACCTTGGGAAAACCTTCTAGTTCAAATATTACAAAGTAGTTGAACAGAAAGCATACAACATATACTCCAAAGTATTGGCAGCTGCTTTGCTATGAATCAAAGTGGACTTGTGTGAAAGAAAGTTATGGCAAACTCCCCAAATCTGATAAAAAAGTTATTTATCTTGTTtatgctgagagaaaaaaaaaaaatcacggtGCTTTATTAAACCCAAAGTACAAAGAGTTTGAGCTACTGAAAGCAGAGATTCTCCATGGAGCAAGGTTGTCATTCACACCCATCAGACAGGAGAGC
The nucleotide sequence above comes from Arvicanthis niloticus isolate mArvNil1 chromosome 6, mArvNil1.pat.X, whole genome shotgun sequence. Encoded proteins:
- the Dhrs13 gene encoding dehydrogenase/reductase SDR family member 13, with amino-acid sequence METLLLGAGLLLGAYVLVYYNLVKAPPCGGIGSLRGRTAVVTGANSGIGKMTALELARRGARVVLACRSRERGEAAAFDLRQESGNNEVIFMPLDLANLASVQAFATAFLSSEPRLDILIHNAGISSCGRTREPFNLLLRVNHVGPFLLTHLLLHRLRSCAPSRVVIVSSAAHRRGRLDFTRLDCPVVGWQQELRAYADSKLANVLFARELATQLEDTGVTCYAAHPGPVNSELFLRHLPGWLCPILRPLAWLVLRTPQGGAQTPLYCALQEGIEPLSGRYFANCHVEEVSPAARDDQAAHRLWKATKKLAGLGPGEDDDPDEEPEPLDPRDPSSLSAPNPEKTTVSGPSGSYRGSQDLPKLTQRRIQVKDEPTP